A region of Nitrospinota bacterium DNA encodes the following proteins:
- a CDS encoding AbrB/MazE/SpoVT family DNA-binding domain-containing protein, which yields MAVVTVSPKYQVVIPQEVRESMGITPGEKIRIFQYENRLEFIPVRDLKKMRGFLKGIGASVTRDEDRV from the coding sequence ATGGCCGTTGTCACAGTCTCCCCAAAGTACCAGGTGGTTATTCCCCAGGAAGTAAGAGAGTCAATGGGGATCACCCCGGGCGAAAAAATCCGGATTTTCCAGTATGAAAACCGGCTGGAGTTCATACCGGTAAGAGATCTGAAAAAAATGCGCGGCTTCCTGAAGGGCATAGGCGCATCTGTTACAAGGGATGAGGACCGGGTGTGA
- a CDS encoding type II toxin-antitoxin system VapC family toxin, with protein MNLVDSCGWLEYFADGPNAGFFAKPIEKIARLTVPTICLLEVFKIVCQQRGEDAALQAAAAMSQGHVVDLNADIALSAAKLGVDLRLPLADSVILATARAHNATIWTQDEHFREIAGVRFVEKR; from the coding sequence GTGAACCTTGTCGATTCATGCGGCTGGCTCGAATATTTCGCCGATGGCCCCAATGCGGGTTTTTTCGCAAAGCCTATCGAGAAAATTGCCCGCCTCACAGTGCCCACCATCTGCCTTCTTGAGGTGTTCAAGATAGTTTGTCAGCAACGGGGCGAGGACGCGGCCCTTCAGGCCGCCGCCGCCATGAGCCAGGGTCATGTTGTGGATCTCAACGCGGACATAGCCCTTAGCGCCGCCAAACTAGGCGTGGATTTAAGATTGCCACTTGCCGACAGCGTAATACTTGCCACCGCCCGCGCCCACAACGCCACCATCTGGACACAAGATGAGCATTTCAGAGAAATCGCCGGTGTCAGGTTTGTGGAGAAACGGTGA
- a CDS encoding LL-diaminopimelate aminotransferase, whose product MFGKDPTIYKFEKIKRARRQVEREYPDAEIIDLGVGEPDEMAFPQVVETLQKEAPKPENRGYADNGIQEFKDAAAGYMKKIYGVDLDPETEVCHSIGSKPALAMLPYAFINPGEILAITVPGYPVMATHTKYLGGRVRNLALTSNRNFLPDLNVIDAEDKPFLKMIYLNYPNNPTGAQATVKFYEEVVEYALKNRCVVVQDAAYAALTYGSKPLSFLSVDGAKEVGVEVHSLSKAFNMTGWRMAFVAGNPLMVKSFATVKDTYDSGQFIPIQKAAITALENPWITGKIVTKYERRLKLLVEVLNKAGFEAKMPAGSFYLYVRAPREVENGPKFLNSEEFAQWLIMFKHISIVPWTETGDFIRFSVTFSAASETEERRVMAEVGRRLCMDRYIF is encoded by the coding sequence ATGTTCGGGAAAGACCCGACCATATATAAATTCGAGAAGATCAAGAGAGCCCGGCGGCAGGTAGAGAGGGAATATCCCGACGCCGAGATCATAGACCTGGGCGTGGGGGAGCCGGACGAGATGGCTTTCCCCCAGGTGGTGGAGACCCTGCAGAAAGAGGCCCCCAAGCCTGAAAACAGGGGTTACGCCGACAACGGCATCCAGGAGTTCAAGGACGCCGCGGCCGGATACATGAAGAAAATTTACGGCGTGGATCTGGATCCGGAGACGGAGGTATGTCATTCCATAGGCTCCAAGCCTGCCTTGGCCATGCTCCCTTACGCCTTCATAAACCCCGGCGAGATATTGGCCATCACCGTGCCCGGCTACCCTGTGATGGCCACGCACACCAAATATCTTGGCGGCCGGGTGCGGAACCTTGCCCTCACCTCCAACCGCAATTTCCTGCCGGACTTGAATGTAATAGACGCCGAGGACAAGCCGTTTCTGAAGATGATCTATCTCAACTACCCCAACAACCCCACCGGCGCCCAGGCCACGGTGAAGTTCTACGAGGAAGTGGTTGAATACGCTTTGAAAAACCGTTGCGTTGTGGTGCAGGACGCGGCTTACGCGGCGCTCACTTACGGCTCCAAGCCGTTAAGCTTCCTTTCTGTGGACGGCGCCAAGGAAGTGGGGGTGGAGGTGCACTCGCTTTCAAAGGCGTTCAACATGACCGGGTGGCGCATGGCTTTTGTGGCCGGAAACCCGCTCATGGTCAAGTCTTTCGCCACCGTGAAGGACACTTACGACTCCGGCCAGTTCATACCCATACAGAAAGCGGCCATTACCGCCCTGGAAAACCCCTGGATAACCGGGAAGATAGTCACCAAGTACGAACGGCGGCTGAAATTGCTGGTGGAGGTTTTAAACAAGGCCGGTTTCGAGGCGAAAATGCCAGCCGGAAGTTTTTATCTCTATGTGCGGGCGCCAAGAGAGGTGGAGAACGGGCCAAAATTCCTCAACTCCGAAGAGTTCGCCCAATGGCTAATCATGTTCAAGCATATCTCCATTGTGCCCTGGACGGAAACGGGGGACTTCATCCGTTTCTCCGTAACATTCTCCGCCGCCTCGGAAACCGAGGAGCGGCGGGTGATGGCGGAAGTGGGCCGCAGGCTTTGCATGGACAGATACATTTTCTAG
- a CDS encoding deoxynucleoside kinase, which produces MKRKARYIAVEGPIGVGKTSLVHSLCRKFGVEPVLEDLEDNPFLERFYKDQANYAFHTQVAFLISRHRQLAELKQVDLFNRLIFSDYIFERDMVFARLNLNQNELRLYSEIYRILQRDVPKPDLVIYLQCDTPTLMRRIRARARDMERTVPEEYIEKVNGAFNEFFFNYREGPLLIINTSHIDFVMNDDDLEKVSEKIFSDVKGQEYYNPLGSV; this is translated from the coding sequence ATGAAACGAAAAGCCAGGTATATCGCCGTTGAGGGCCCGATAGGGGTTGGCAAGACAAGCCTTGTACACTCGCTGTGCCGGAAGTTCGGCGTGGAGCCTGTGCTGGAGGACCTGGAGGACAACCCTTTCCTGGAACGGTTTTACAAGGACCAGGCCAACTATGCGTTCCACACCCAGGTGGCCTTCCTCATCTCCCGCCACCGACAGCTGGCGGAGCTAAAGCAGGTTGACCTTTTCAACCGCCTGATTTTCAGCGATTACATTTTCGAGCGGGACATGGTTTTCGCCAGGCTCAACTTGAACCAGAACGAGCTGAGGCTGTATAGTGAGATTTACAGGATCCTGCAAAGGGATGTGCCAAAGCCGGATCTTGTGATTTATCTCCAGTGCGACACGCCCACGCTGATGAGGCGTATAAGGGCCCGCGCCAGGGATATGGAGCGCACCGTCCCGGAGGAGTACATAGAGAAGGTGAACGGGGCGTTCAACGAGTTTTTTTTCAACTATCGTGAAGGCCCGTTGCTTATAATAAACACGAGCCATATAGACTTCGTGATGAATGACGACGACCTGGAGAAAGTTTCGGAGAAAATATTCTCCGACGTGAAAGGACAGGAGTATTACAACCCGCTTGGATCGGTATAA
- a CDS encoding pyridoxamine 5'-phosphate oxidase family protein, translating to MAKEWGAITESHKKFAQDQKIFFVASALGDEDVNLSPKGLDSLRILDERTVIYADYHGSGAQTARHLAGGGKSVITFMSFGEKPLILRFYCTGRVVSKDSQEFEKLHSAHFPQTGPEKLRQILWFDVYRVQTSCGYGVPKFEHVGDRSGEPYFDELYGA from the coding sequence ATGGCCAAGGAGTGGGGCGCCATAACTGAAAGCCACAAAAAATTCGCGCAGGACCAGAAGATATTTTTCGTGGCCTCGGCGCTGGGGGATGAAGACGTGAACCTTTCCCCCAAAGGTTTGGACAGCCTGAGGATATTGGACGAAAGAACCGTCATCTACGCCGATTATCACGGTTCCGGCGCTCAGACCGCCCGGCACCTGGCCGGTGGCGGCAAATCGGTAATCACCTTCATGTCTTTCGGCGAGAAGCCGCTCATCCTGCGGTTTTACTGCACGGGCAGGGTTGTCTCCAAAGACTCGCAGGAATTTGAAAAACTCCACTCCGCGCATTTCCCCCAAACCGGCCCCGAAAAACTGCGGCAGATATTATGGTTCGACGTTTACCGGGTGCAGACCTCCTGCGGCTATGGTGTGCCGAAATTCGAACATGTGGGGGACCGTAGCGGCGAGCCCTATTTTGACGAGCTTTACGGAGCGTAA
- the panB gene encoding 3-methyl-2-oxobutanoate hydroxymethyltransferase — protein MSAGKVTVTQLKQMKEAGEKITAVAVFDYGFGKLADMAGVDVALVGDSLGMTFRGEENTLTVTVDEMAYHTKAVRRGVSRALLVGDMPFLSCHLGVEETLKNAGKLVAAGAEAVKVEGGGKMIAVVEALVSAGIPVMGHLGLTPQSIHQLGGYKIQGRGKEKALRMMEEAQALAAAGVFSLVLECVPAQLAEEITRAIPAPTIGIGAGPACDGQILVAYDLLGMPSKVTPKFVKKYADLAGVASHAMGEYIAETKHGVFPGEEHSYTTQPRHLKAI, from the coding sequence ATGAGCGCTGGAAAAGTGACCGTCACCCAACTTAAGCAGATGAAAGAGGCCGGGGAGAAAATAACCGCCGTGGCGGTGTTCGACTACGGTTTCGGAAAGCTGGCGGACATGGCCGGGGTGGACGTGGCGCTGGTGGGGGACTCCCTGGGAATGACGTTCCGGGGCGAGGAAAACACCCTTACCGTAACCGTGGACGAGATGGCCTATCACACAAAAGCCGTACGCCGCGGGGTGAGCCGCGCTCTGCTGGTGGGGGACATGCCGTTCCTGTCATGCCACCTGGGGGTGGAGGAGACTCTGAAAAACGCCGGAAAGCTGGTGGCCGCCGGGGCCGAGGCCGTGAAGGTTGAAGGTGGCGGGAAGATGATAGCCGTGGTGGAGGCGTTGGTTTCCGCAGGAATACCTGTTATGGGGCATCTGGGGCTGACGCCACAATCCATCCATCAACTGGGCGGTTACAAGATACAGGGACGCGGCAAGGAAAAAGCGCTCCGCATGATGGAGGAGGCCCAGGCGCTGGCGGCGGCGGGTGTTTTCTCGCTGGTGCTGGAATGCGTTCCGGCCCAACTGGCCGAAGAGATAACCCGCGCCATACCCGCTCCCACCATAGGCATAGGCGCCGGGCCCGCCTGCGATGGCCAGATACTGGTGGCCTACGACCTGTTGGGGATGCCTTCCAAGGTTACCCCGAAATTCGTCAAAAAATACGCTGACCTTGCCGGGGTGGCAAGCCATGCCATGGGGGAATATATTGCTGAGACAAAACATGGGGTTTTTCCCGGCGAGGAACACAGCTACACCACCCAGCCCAGGCATCTTAAGGCTATCTGA
- a CDS encoding four-helix bundle copper-binding protein: MNRRDLLLAGVGAVALGAGQALAAEKPAMEGHAHHHMGHGAANQALIDAAAGCATKGEICVSHCMDSFAAGDTSLAACAKSVMETMALCQAVITLAAQNSKNLAATAKVAMAACKACEDECRKHEAKHATCKDCADACVKCYEECKKVAA; encoded by the coding sequence ATGAACAGAAGAGACTTGTTGCTGGCGGGTGTGGGAGCTGTGGCCCTTGGGGCCGGGCAGGCTTTGGCGGCGGAAAAACCGGCCATGGAAGGGCATGCCCACCATCACATGGGGCATGGCGCCGCTAACCAGGCGCTCATAGACGCCGCCGCGGGATGCGCCACCAAAGGCGAGATTTGCGTTTCCCACTGTATGGACTCTTTCGCCGCCGGAGACACTTCGCTGGCCGCCTGCGCCAAGTCCGTGATGGAAACCATGGCGCTTTGCCAGGCCGTCATCACCCTGGCCGCGCAGAATTCGAAGAACCTTGCCGCCACGGCGAAGGTGGCCATGGCCGCCTGCAAGGCTTGCGAGGATGAATGCAGAAAGCATGAAGCCAAACACGCCACATGCAAGGATTGCGCGGACGCTTGCGTTAAATGTTACGAGGAGTGCAAGAAAGTGGCGGCCTGA
- a CDS encoding transcription elongation factor GreA, protein MQFEIIRKLEEELGKLSHELIHVIPKELKKAADYGDLSENAEYDAAKQRKLFVESRIGHLQKRISEILAINMSAIPQGRIGLGSVVKLTDTNTGEEVVYTFVFPEEVDPEKGKISLASPIGKALVGRREGDEVVVAMPKGQRKLEVIELTTIHDKSN, encoded by the coding sequence ATGCAATTTGAAATCATAAGAAAGCTTGAGGAAGAGCTTGGCAAGCTCAGCCACGAGCTTATCCACGTTATCCCCAAGGAACTGAAAAAAGCCGCCGATTATGGCGACCTTTCCGAAAACGCGGAGTACGACGCGGCCAAGCAGAGAAAACTGTTTGTGGAGTCGCGCATCGGCCATCTCCAAAAGCGGATAAGCGAGATACTGGCCATAAACATGTCGGCCATCCCGCAGGGCAGGATTGGGCTTGGCTCCGTGGTGAAACTGACCGACACCAACACCGGCGAGGAGGTTGTTTACACCTTCGTTTTCCCTGAAGAGGTGGATCCGGAAAAGGGCAAGATCTCGCTGGCTTCCCCCATAGGAAAAGCGCTGGTGGGAAGGCGCGAAGGGGATGAAGTGGTTGTGGCCATGCCCAAGGGCCAGCGCAAGCTTGAGGTGATCGAGCTGACCACCATCCACGACAAATCTAACTGA
- a CDS encoding phosphoenolpyruvate carboxykinase, producing the protein MTGNHRAPFTLTRNKVIIDYGSMYCDSPEQLIKSPLFSEMVERYVEKIAGRGSSVFAFVKGVMPRANLTEMSDKMVALFKLLATHTAGEVIEINEEYRAILSDRERLHAFVEGLYNFWRGHERVIYHRAPARTGVAEGSIHHAQFITANEKFKNLVLSVYRRVAENITSKTPTIYRQLPAGANMGVLVEKIDWDCPYELSHLKEVPFTALTVIEPPLTLYSRSNTRKGKIIELPRLSEDALALNPSEWFCFPAKVGELMAFIYFHQDYVTLGLSMGNLFEMASHKEIEKKRPDLLMLFGVRHGSLPADSAFYEDKENNLFIGLVRDGDQVDYFGYFKKTALTLHNVAMLKRGRLPVHGAMVSVILKNGGAANVALVGDSGAGKSETLEALRALAEDHICDMKVIFDDMGSLAVEDGVVKAYGTETGAFVRLDDLSPEYAYDEFDRAIFMNPSQVNARLVIPITRYHDVVAGHPLDILLYANNYEMVDADQSAIEFFGGKDEAMAVFREGARMAKGTTDEKGLSRSYFANPFGAPQRREEHEVIASTVFGALFESGAKVGQMRTRLGIEGFEQEGPKAASLELFNVIKTMARREMCVGK; encoded by the coding sequence ATGACAGGAAACCACCGCGCGCCGTTCACCCTTACCCGCAACAAGGTGATTATCGATTACGGCTCCATGTATTGCGACTCGCCGGAGCAGTTGATAAAAAGCCCGCTGTTTTCGGAGATGGTCGAACGGTACGTCGAAAAGATCGCCGGGCGGGGCAGTTCGGTTTTCGCCTTCGTTAAGGGGGTAATGCCCCGGGCCAACCTTACGGAGATGTCCGATAAAATGGTGGCCCTTTTCAAACTTCTGGCCACCCATACCGCCGGCGAGGTGATAGAAATAAACGAGGAGTACCGGGCCATTTTGTCCGACCGGGAGCGGCTCCACGCTTTCGTGGAAGGGCTGTATAACTTCTGGCGCGGGCACGAGCGGGTGATATACCACCGGGCCCCGGCCCGCACCGGCGTGGCCGAAGGCTCCATACACCACGCCCAGTTCATCACCGCCAACGAAAAGTTCAAGAACCTCGTATTGTCGGTTTACCGGCGGGTGGCCGAAAACATCACTTCCAAAACCCCCACCATTTACCGCCAGCTTCCCGCCGGGGCCAACATGGGAGTGCTGGTGGAGAAGATTGATTGGGACTGCCCTTACGAGCTTTCCCATCTCAAGGAGGTGCCCTTCACCGCCCTTACTGTTATAGAGCCGCCGCTTACGCTCTATTCCCGCTCCAACACCCGTAAGGGGAAGATTATAGAGCTTCCGCGCCTGTCCGAGGACGCGCTGGCGTTAAACCCGTCGGAATGGTTTTGTTTCCCCGCCAAGGTGGGGGAGCTTATGGCCTTCATATATTTCCATCAGGATTACGTTACCCTGGGCCTTTCCATGGGAAACCTGTTCGAAATGGCCAGCCACAAGGAGATAGAAAAAAAACGGCCCGACCTGCTGATGCTTTTCGGCGTGCGGCACGGCTCGCTCCCGGCGGATTCCGCCTTCTACGAAGACAAAGAGAACAACCTTTTCATCGGCCTCGTGCGGGATGGGGACCAGGTGGATTATTTCGGCTATTTCAAGAAAACCGCCCTCACGCTCCATAACGTGGCCATGCTGAAAAGGGGAAGGCTTCCGGTGCATGGAGCCATGGTTTCGGTAATCCTTAAAAATGGCGGCGCGGCCAACGTGGCGCTGGTGGGGGATTCCGGCGCGGGCAAGTCGGAGACTCTGGAAGCCCTTCGCGCCCTGGCCGAAGACCACATTTGCGACATGAAGGTGATTTTCGACGACATGGGCTCGCTGGCGGTGGAGGACGGCGTGGTAAAAGCTTACGGCACGGAGACCGGCGCCTTTGTGCGGCTGGACGACCTTTCGCCGGAATACGCCTACGACGAGTTCGACCGGGCCATTTTCATGAACCCCAGCCAGGTGAACGCCCGGCTTGTTATCCCCATCACCAGGTATCACGACGTGGTTGCGGGGCATCCGCTGGACATCCTGCTGTACGCCAACAATTACGAGATGGTGGACGCGGACCAGTCCGCCATAGAATTTTTCGGCGGTAAGGACGAGGCCATGGCCGTGTTCCGCGAGGGGGCGCGCATGGCCAAGGGGACCACCGACGAGAAGGGGCTGTCGCGCTCATATTTCGCCAACCCCTTCGGGGCGCCCCAGCGGCGTGAGGAGCATGAGGTAATCGCCTCCACCGTGTTCGGCGCCCTGTTCGAATCCGGCGCCAAGGTGGGGCAGATGCGCACCAGGCTGGGCATAGAGGGGTTCGAGCAGGAAGGGCCGAAGGCGGCGTCGCTGGAGCTTTTCAACGTTATAAAGACCATGGCCCGCCGGGAAATGTGCGTGGGCAAATAA
- the folK gene encoding 2-amino-4-hydroxy-6-hydroxymethyldihydropteridine diphosphokinase — protein MPEAYLSLGSNVGDRAGYIRAAVELLIAGGGAALAATGRFYETEPVGEKDQPWFVNTAIMIETSMTPEGLLARLKQIEKQMGRIDTGRWGPRVIDMDIIFYDGLVMDTAELKIPHPLAHARRFVMAPLADMAPEFVHPALGRTVKGILSSIADDGQTVRVFKE, from the coding sequence TTGCCGGAAGCGTATCTTTCCCTGGGCTCCAACGTTGGCGACAGGGCCGGTTACATCCGCGCCGCCGTTGAGTTACTGATAGCCGGTGGCGGCGCGGCGCTGGCCGCAACGGGCCGGTTTTACGAGACCGAGCCTGTGGGGGAGAAAGACCAGCCGTGGTTTGTGAACACGGCCATCATGATTGAAACCTCCATGACCCCGGAGGGGCTTCTGGCAAGGCTCAAACAGATCGAGAAACAGATGGGCCGGATAGACACCGGCCGGTGGGGCCCCCGGGTGATAGACATGGATATTATCTTCTACGATGGGCTTGTAATGGACACGGCGGAGCTTAAAATACCCCATCCGCTGGCCCATGCGCGCAGGTTTGTTATGGCCCCGCTGGCGGACATGGCGCCGGAGTTCGTACACCCCGCGCTGGGGCGTACCGTAAAAGGGATACTTTCTTCCATCGCGGACGATGGACAAACCGTAAGAGTGTTCAAGGAATGA
- a CDS encoding DNA translocase FtsK 4TM domain-containing protein produces the protein MDSPKWKFLGEAAGVLLVAFAVLLTISLGTYDQADPSFNRYLSGDREVINKAGIIGATLSDTLAQSLGGISWLFALGLLYVGARVALGVEITSLGAYVGGLILLIPSFSALASLVWRVDPLFDGVAGGGIIGHFVAEKMTLPWFGVYGSFVVLMAVMVLSVLVMFHLSASVAMMRMARLTWIMKGWMISLGRVSWPMMKKLKTVPIKSPFKPETPEERGIREKRTRIREKEIAEEFGEPYEEEAPPPPKIVDFSARDEEMIIPIAPKQAPKAKKREPAEETFQQEIFEFDEANEYEFPALGLLDSEPKAVVKQSKDDLIKSSRILEKKLLDFGIEGRVTQVLPGPVITIYEFEPAPGVKVSRIVSLADDLAMSLRALSIRVVAPIPGKSVVGIEAPSPNREAVYLKEILSNDEFDGNGAKIPLALGKDVAGKPVVADLASIPHLLIAGSTGSGKSVGINAMICSILYRLAPSDVKMIMIDPKMLELSIYDGIPHLIAPVVTNPKKAANALKWLVAEMERRYQKLSDLGVRNIDNYNKMVESGGSSRRSRKSAESETGPLSKLPYIVVVIDELADLMMVSSKEVEDSLARLAQMARAAGIHLIVATQRPSVDVLTGLIKANFPARISYQVRSRVDSRTILDSMGGEKLLGKGDLLYLPPGDAKLHRIQGPFVSDAEIHRVVDFLKGQRQPDYIEDILKGPSTEENGGGTEEDMDEFYDQAVELVAQTRQVSISMIQRRLRIGYNRAARIVEIMEKQGLVGPADGAKPREVYVRSMDDVETQYN, from the coding sequence GTGGACTCTCCAAAGTGGAAATTTCTTGGTGAAGCGGCCGGGGTACTGCTGGTAGCCTTTGCCGTTCTGCTCACTATCAGCCTTGGCACTTATGACCAGGCGGATCCGTCTTTCAACCGTTATCTCTCCGGAGACCGGGAGGTAATCAACAAAGCCGGAATCATCGGCGCGACCCTTTCGGATACTTTGGCTCAATCGCTCGGGGGCATTTCCTGGCTGTTCGCGCTGGGTTTGCTCTATGTTGGCGCCAGGGTGGCCCTGGGGGTTGAGATAACCTCTTTAGGGGCGTATGTGGGAGGTCTGATCCTCCTGATCCCTTCTTTCTCGGCTCTGGCAAGCCTTGTCTGGCGGGTGGATCCGCTTTTCGATGGCGTGGCCGGGGGTGGTATTATAGGCCACTTCGTGGCGGAGAAGATGACTCTTCCATGGTTCGGCGTTTACGGATCTTTCGTGGTACTGATGGCGGTGATGGTCCTGTCGGTGCTGGTGATGTTCCACCTTTCCGCCTCGGTGGCCATGATGCGCATGGCCCGCCTCACATGGATCATGAAAGGCTGGATGATATCGCTGGGCCGGGTTTCCTGGCCCATGATGAAAAAACTCAAAACCGTTCCCATAAAATCGCCGTTCAAGCCTGAAACTCCCGAAGAGCGTGGGATAAGGGAAAAGCGGACCCGCATCCGCGAAAAAGAGATCGCCGAGGAGTTCGGGGAGCCTTACGAAGAAGAAGCGCCGCCTCCACCGAAGATCGTGGATTTCTCTGCCCGGGATGAGGAGATGATCATTCCCATCGCTCCAAAGCAGGCTCCGAAGGCCAAAAAGAGGGAGCCCGCCGAAGAGACGTTCCAGCAGGAGATCTTCGAATTTGACGAGGCTAATGAATACGAGTTTCCGGCGTTAGGCCTTCTGGACTCGGAGCCCAAAGCCGTCGTCAAACAATCCAAGGACGACCTGATAAAAAGCTCCCGCATACTGGAGAAGAAACTGCTGGATTTCGGCATAGAGGGCCGGGTGACGCAAGTGCTCCCGGGGCCGGTGATAACCATATATGAGTTCGAGCCCGCCCCCGGGGTGAAAGTCTCCCGCATCGTGAGCCTGGCGGACGACCTGGCCATGAGCCTGAGGGCCCTTTCCATCCGCGTGGTGGCGCCAATCCCCGGCAAATCCGTGGTGGGCATAGAAGCGCCCAGCCCCAACCGTGAGGCGGTGTATCTAAAAGAGATATTGTCCAACGACGAGTTCGACGGCAACGGCGCCAAAATACCCCTGGCGCTGGGCAAAGACGTGGCCGGGAAACCCGTGGTGGCGGACCTGGCCTCCATCCCCCACCTGCTCATAGCCGGTTCCACCGGCTCCGGAAAAAGCGTGGGCATAAACGCGATGATATGCTCCATCCTTTACCGGCTGGCCCCGTCCGACGTGAAGATGATCATGATAGACCCGAAGATGCTGGAGCTTTCCATCTACGACGGCATCCCGCACCTTATAGCCCCTGTGGTGACGAATCCTAAAAAGGCCGCCAACGCCCTCAAATGGCTGGTGGCGGAGATGGAGCGGCGCTACCAGAAACTTTCGGACCTGGGCGTGCGCAACATAGACAACTATAACAAGATGGTGGAATCCGGCGGATCGTCCCGCAGGTCTCGAAAGAGCGCGGAAAGCGAGACCGGGCCGCTTTCAAAACTGCCCTACATCGTGGTGGTGATAGACGAGTTGGCGGACCTTATGATGGTTTCGTCCAAAGAGGTGGAGGATTCGCTGGCCCGGCTGGCGCAGATGGCCCGGGCGGCGGGTATCCATCTTATCGTGGCCACCCAGCGCCCCAGCGTGGACGTTTTGACCGGACTTATAAAAGCCAACTTCCCGGCGAGGATAAGCTATCAGGTGCGTTCGAGGGTGGACTCCCGCACGATTCTGGACTCCATGGGCGGCGAGAAACTGCTGGGCAAGGGAGACCTTTTATATCTGCCACCCGGCGACGCGAAGCTACACCGCATCCAGGGCCCGTTCGTTTCCGATGCGGAGATCCATCGCGTTGTGGATTTCCTGAAAGGCCAGCGCCAGCCCGATTACATTGAGGATATTTTAAAAGGCCCCTCCACCGAGGAGAACGGCGGCGGAACTGAAGAGGACATGGACGAGTTTTACGACCAGGCCGTGGAGCTTGTGGCCCAAACCCGGCAGGTGAGCATATCCATGATACAAAGGCGGCTTCGAATCGGCTACAACCGCGCCGCGCGGATAGTGGAGATCATGGAGAAACAGGGCCTGGTAGGCCCCGCCGACGGCGCCAAGCCCCGCGAGGTTTACGTGCGTAGCATGGACGACGTGGAGACGCAGTATAACTGA